One Burkholderia vietnamiensis LMG 10929 genomic window carries:
- a CDS encoding heavy metal response regulator transcription factor: MKVLIVEDEPKVVEYLKSGLTEEGWVVDTALDGEDGAWKAVEFDYDVVVLDVMLPKLDGFGVLRALRGQKQTPVIMLTARDRVDDRVRGLRGGADDYLTKPFSFLELIERLRALTRRARVQESTLISIGDLRVDLIGRRATRDGTRLDLTAQEFQLLGVLARRSGDVLSKTTIAELVWDVNFDSNANVVETAIKRLRAKLDGPFADKLLHTIRGMGYVLEARDDGDSERHA, translated from the coding sequence ATGAAAGTCCTGATCGTCGAAGACGAACCGAAGGTCGTCGAATACCTGAAGAGCGGCCTGACCGAGGAAGGCTGGGTCGTCGACACCGCGCTCGACGGCGAAGACGGCGCGTGGAAGGCCGTCGAGTTCGACTACGACGTGGTCGTGCTCGACGTGATGCTGCCGAAGCTCGACGGCTTCGGCGTGCTGCGCGCGTTGCGCGGGCAGAAGCAGACGCCCGTGATCATGCTGACCGCCCGCGACCGCGTCGACGATCGCGTGCGCGGGCTGCGCGGCGGCGCCGACGACTATCTGACCAAGCCGTTCTCGTTCCTCGAGCTGATCGAACGGCTGCGCGCGCTCACGCGCCGCGCGCGCGTGCAGGAATCGACGCTGATCTCGATCGGCGATCTGCGCGTCGACCTGATCGGCCGCCGCGCGACGCGCGACGGCACGCGCCTGGACCTGACCGCCCAGGAATTCCAGCTGCTCGGCGTGCTCGCGCGGCGCAGCGGCGACGTGCTGTCGAAGACGACCATCGCCGAGCTGGTGTGGGACGTGAACTTCGACAGCAACGCGAACGTCGTCGAGACGGCGATCAAGCGGCTGCGCGCGAAGCTCGACGGCCCGTTCGCGGACAAGCTGCTGCATACGATCCGCGGCATGGGCTACGTGCTCGAGGCGCGCGACGACGGCGACAGCGAGAGGCACGCATGA